The Gemmatimonadaceae bacterium region TATGTGCCCGTCGGTTCTCTCCACGCTGCCCCATCTTCTTCGATCAGTTCATCCCCCTCTCTCGGCCCCCAACTTCCCGCGGCGTACGTCGGCATTCGCTTCGGCGGGTGCGACTCCCAGTACTGAATGAGCGGATCTACGACGCGCCACGCCGCCTCGACTTCGTCGCTGCGCGTGAAGAGCGTCGCCTCGCCGATCATCACGTCGAGCAACAGCGTTTCGTAGGCGGGTGCGGTCACTTCGCCGAATGCCTCGGCGTAGTTGAACGTCATGTCGACCGGCGCGATCTCGATGGCCGACGTCAGCGCCACGGCCGCGCCCGGGACCTTCACCTCGAAGTCGAGCGAAACGCCTTCATTCGGCTGCACGCGCAGGACGAGCGTGTTCGGCCGCATCAGCTGACTGGCCTCGCCGAACATCAGATGCGGCGGCGTCCGAAATTGCACGGCGATCTCCGACACTCGGCGCGCCATGCGCTTACCGGAGCGCAGATAGAACGGCACACCGTTCCATCGCCAATTGTCGACGTAAAAACGCACTGCGGCGAACGTCGGCACGAGCGACGTCCGTGAGACGTTCGGCTCTTGGCGGTAGCCGGGTACCGATTTCTCCCCGATCGTCCCGGCGGTGTACTGGGCGCGCACGGCGTTGTTCGAGATCGTCTCCGGATCGAACATGCGCATCGACTTGAGCACCTTCACCTTCTCATCCCGCACCGAGTTGGCCGTCATCTGCGCCGGCGGCTCCATGGCGGTCAGCGCCAGCAGCTGCAGCAGGTGGTTCTGGAACATGTCGCGCACGATACCGGCTTCCTCGTAGTACGCGCCGCGGTCTTCGACGCCGACCGTCTCGGCCGCCGTGATCTGCACGTGGTCGATCCACTGCCGATTCCAAATCGGCTCGAAGATCGAGTTGGCGAAGCGCAGAACCAACACGTTCTGCACCGTCTCCTTTCCCAAGTAGTGATCGATGCGGTACGTCTGGTGTTCGGCGAAGAGGCCGAGGACCAGATTGTTCAGTCGGAGCGCGCTCTCGAGGTCGTGGCCGAACGGCTTCTCGATCACGATGCGCGTCCACGGCCGGTCTTCAGGCGTGCGAGTACGCGGCGCGAGTCCGCTCGTTGAAAGATTTCGTACGATGGGCTCGAAGACGCTCGGCGGAACGGCGCAGTAGAACAACCGGTTGCATTCGCCCGGCGCGCGCCCTTTCTCCAGCTCGGCGAGACGTTTCCCGATGGTCTCGTAGTCCGAGGCATTAGCAAGGTCGGCGGACACGAAGTGAAGGCGTTTGCACACGTCCTGCCACACGGCCTCGTTGAACTTCCCGACCTCGTCCGATTCCGAGAGCGCCTTGCCCATTTGCTCGCGGAACGTGTCGTCCGTTTGGGATTTGTCGCGGCCGACGCCGAGCACCTGGAAATCGGTATCGACGAGGTGCTCGTTGAGCAGTTGGTAAATCGCCGGGAGCAGCTTTCGGCGACTCAGATCGCCGAGCGCACCGAGAATGACCATCGTGCACGGGTCGGCGTGCGCGCGAGGTTGCTCGTGCGGATGCGGCTGGGAGGCAGGCCGCCCGGGAATGATCGCTGGCTGCGCGGCGGTGGTCGTCATGCGCGCTCCACGGCGTGGCCGCCGAACTCGTTGCGCAGCGCCGCGATGACCTTGGCGCTGAACGAGTCTTCTTGTCGCGAGCGCAGGCGCATGAGCAGCGACAGCGTGATCACCGGCGCCGGAACGTCGACGTCGATCGCTTCCTGCACCGTCCACCGGCCTTCGCCGGAGTCGGCGACCCACCCCTTGAGCTTCGAGAGCGACGCGTCGCGCGAGAACGCGGTGGCGGCGAGCTCGTTGAGCCACGAACGCACCACGCTTCCGTGCTGCCAGACGTTTGCGATCTGCTCGAGATCGAGCTTCGGAAACGTCTTGGACGCGTGCAGAATCTCGTAGCCTTCGGCGTACGCCTGGAGCATCCCATACTCGACGCCGTTGTGCACCATCTTCACATAGTGGCCGGCGCCCGTGGGGCCGACGTGCGCGAAGCCGTCCGTCGGGGCGAGCGCGGTGAAAATCGGCTCGCAGGTCTTCACGGCGTCGTCGCTTCCGCCCACCATCAGGCAGTAGCCGTTCTCGAGCCCCCAGATTCCGCCGCTCGTTCCCGCATCGATGAATTCGACCTTCGATTTCGCCAACTCGGCGCCGCGGCGAATCGAGTCGTGGAAGTTCGAGTTGCCGCCGTCGATGATGATGTCGCCGGCTGAGAGCAGCGGTTTGAGCGTGGCGATCGTCTGGTCCACCGGGTCGCCCGCCGGAACCATGATCCAGATGACGCGTGGCTTTGGGAGCGCGGCGACGACGGCCGTGAGATCGGCGGCCGGCGTCGCGCCCAGTCCCTTGTATTTGGCGACCGTCTCCGCGCTGCGATCGAAGACGACCAGCTTGTGGCCGTGTCGCATGAGGCGCTCGACCATGTTGCCGCCCATGCGGCCCAGCCCGACCATTGCGAGTTGCATGTTGAGGAGTGTGAGGGTGCTACGTTCGCCGGGGTGCTCGATAGAAAAGCTCCTCGGGTAAGTCAGCCCTGTCGAGGCTCTGCCATATACAGGTTTCGTGCACGGCACGCCGCCTGCCGAGGCCGGTCCGGCCTAGTGACGGCGTTTCCGATTGACCTTCGCCCGGGATCTGGTACACACGCGAGCCGCGGCGCGGGCCGGGGTACATCAGCCTCGCGGATTTTCTCGTGCGGTCGTGGGCGGCGAACTACCTGCGGCGGGACGCGCGCAACCCGCTCGCACAGCGTTGGACCTGCAACACGGCGACAGCTCGGCGAACGATCGGTATCGCTGCGATCTCGCGACAACCAGGATGACGCGGTGTTCTCGACGGTCGAGTCTCGGCGTGTCTCGAAGACTGAGAATGACCGGCCAGTAGCGGCTCGAGGCTCTTGCAGCCGTCGTCCACACGCTCCAGACTGCTTCGACTCCAACGCGGACCAGGTCCCAGATGTCGCACCGATCGAGCGAGGACGTATCGCGACGGCGATTTTTGCGGTTTGCGGCGGGCAGTCCGCTTCTGGCGGTCGCGGGCGTCGATGTCGCGTGGTTGTCGAAGCTGTTCGACGGCTCGTCTCGTGATCGGGCGAAGGGCCTCGCGCTCTTGCAGCAGGCGACGCAGGAGCCCGAGCTGATCGCGTCGGCCGCCGACGCGCTCGACGTGTTCGACTTCGAGCCGGTCGCGAAGAAGAAAATCCCGCCGGCCCATTGGGGTTATCTCATGACCGGCACCGACGACGACGCGACGATCCGTGCCAACCGCGACGGGTACGCTCACTGGGATCTGCGCGCGCGCCGGCTCGTGGACGTGCGCAAAGTCGATCCGTCCGTCGAGATCCTCGGCGTCAAATGGCCGACGCCGATCGTGATCAATCCCGTCGGCAGCCAGCGGGCGTTTCATGCCGAGGGCGAGCTCGCCGTCGCGCGCGCGGCGAAGGCAAAGAATCACCTTCAGGTGTTGTCCACCGTGGCGACGACGAGCATCGAGGACTGCATCGCGGCGCGCGGCGCGTCGGTGTGGTTCCAGCTCTACCATCAAGAAGACTGGAATCAGACGAAGCAAATGGTGAAGCGCGCCGAGCACGCGGGCGCGCCGGTCGTCGTGTTCACGGTGGATCTCATCGGCGGCAGCAACCGCGAGACGATGATTCGAGCCCGCGCGGCCGACACGCGCACGTGCACGAACTGCCACCTCGGTGGCGCGCCGACCCCCGGCGCGACCGGTCGAGTGAACGAGCTACGCGACAATCGGCGCAAGCCGGCGATCGCCGATCTCAAGCCGGACACGCCGAGCCCCGAGGTGGGGACGCCGACGTGGGACTGGGTGAAGCGGCTTCAGGACTCGACGTCGATGAAGGTGTTCATCAAGGGCATCGTCACGCGCGAGGACGCCGAGATCGCGATGAACCAGGGCATCAACGGCGTCTTCGTCTCGAATCACGGCGGACGCGCCGAGAACAGCACACGCGCGACGGTGCTGACGCTCCCGGAAGTCGTTGCCGGTGTGCGGGGACGCGCGCCCGTGATTCTCGACGGCGGGATCCGCCGCGGCACCGACATCTTCAAGGGCCTCGCACTCGGCGCGACGGCGACCGGCATCGGGCGGCCGTACATCTGGGGCTTGGGGTCGTTCGGGCAAGAAGGCGTGGAGACGGTGCTCGCCATTCTGCGCAAAGAGACCGAGATGACGATGCGGCAGATGGGGACGGTGAACGTGAAGCGGATCACGAAGGACTACATCGTGGCGCACGGGACGTAGGGTTCGAGAGGGACGCGTGCGGAGGCGGGGTGCGCCGGGTACAAGGAACGAGTGCCGGGGCGGCGTGGGGTCTCCACACCCCGACACCGCTCTCGTCCCGTCTAGATCAACCCCATCCCCTTCAGATCCTCTCGTAACCGCGCGGCCGTCGTGAACTGCAACGTCCGCAGCCCGAGCGAGTCCGCCGGTGCCAAATTCTGAAGCCTGTCATCGACGAACAAGGTGCGCCTCGGATCCGCCTGCGTCATCCCGAGCACCCGCTCATAGATGCGACGCGTCGGCTTGCGCACGCCGAGCCAACACGACGTGAAGAAGGTCGGGAAGATCTCGCGCAGCCCGAACTGCTCGATCCGGTAGTGGTTCAGCTCTTCGCTCTCGTTGTTGAGCGTCGCCAGCCGAACCGTCCCCAATGCGGCAATATCGCGCGCCACGGCGATCGAGTCGGGCCACGCGACGCTCTGCGCGAACATGAACGTCTTGAA contains the following coding sequences:
- a CDS encoding alpha-hydroxy acid oxidase is translated as MSHRSSEDVSRRRFLRFAAGSPLLAVAGVDVAWLSKLFDGSSRDRAKGLALLQQATQEPELIASAADALDVFDFEPVAKKKIPPAHWGYLMTGTDDDATIRANRDGYAHWDLRARRLVDVRKVDPSVEILGVKWPTPIVINPVGSQRAFHAEGELAVARAAKAKNHLQVLSTVATTSIEDCIAARGASVWFQLYHQEDWNQTKQMVKRAEHAGAPVVVFTVDLIGGSNRETMIRARAADTRTCTNCHLGGAPTPGATGRVNELRDNRRKPAIADLKPDTPSPEVGTPTWDWVKRLQDSTSMKVFIKGIVTREDAEIAMNQGINGVFVSNHGGRAENSTRATVLTLPEVVAGVRGRAPVILDGGIRRGTDIFKGLALGATATGIGRPYIWGLGSFGQEGVETVLAILRKETEMTMRQMGTVNVKRITKDYIVAHGT
- the zwf gene encoding glucose-6-phosphate dehydrogenase, which gives rise to MTTTAAQPAIIPGRPASQPHPHEQPRAHADPCTMVILGALGDLSRRKLLPAIYQLLNEHLVDTDFQVLGVGRDKSQTDDTFREQMGKALSESDEVGKFNEAVWQDVCKRLHFVSADLANASDYETIGKRLAELEKGRAPGECNRLFYCAVPPSVFEPIVRNLSTSGLAPRTRTPEDRPWTRIVIEKPFGHDLESALRLNNLVLGLFAEHQTYRIDHYLGKETVQNVLVLRFANSIFEPIWNRQWIDHVQITAAETVGVEDRGAYYEEAGIVRDMFQNHLLQLLALTAMEPPAQMTANSVRDEKVKVLKSMRMFDPETISNNAVRAQYTAGTIGEKSVPGYRQEPNVSRTSLVPTFAAVRFYVDNWRWNGVPFYLRSGKRMARRVSEIAVQFRTPPHLMFGEASQLMRPNTLVLRVQPNEGVSLDFEVKVPGAAVALTSAIEIAPVDMTFNYAEAFGEVTAPAYETLLLDVMIGEATLFTRSDEVEAAWRVVDPLIQYWESHPPKRMPTYAAGSWGPREGDELIEEDGAAWREPTGT
- the gnd gene encoding decarboxylating 6-phosphogluconate dehydrogenase, which gives rise to MQLAMVGLGRMGGNMVERLMRHGHKLVVFDRSAETVAKYKGLGATPAADLTAVVAALPKPRVIWIMVPAGDPVDQTIATLKPLLSAGDIIIDGGNSNFHDSIRRGAELAKSKVEFIDAGTSGGIWGLENGYCLMVGGSDDAVKTCEPIFTALAPTDGFAHVGPTGAGHYVKMVHNGVEYGMLQAYAEGYEILHASKTFPKLDLEQIANVWQHGSVVRSWLNELAATAFSRDASLSKLKGWVADSGEGRWTVQEAIDVDVPAPVITLSLLMRLRSRQEDSFSAKVIAALRNEFGGHAVERA
- a CDS encoding HAD-IA family hydrolase, with the protein product MSDAILRRQREPVELVLFDVGGVLGTNGWDREQRDEAVRKFGLDRDDFQYRHEEMVGALESGEVSLDEYLAITVFCAPRDFSVDEFKTFMFAQSVAWPDSIAVARDIAALGTVRLATLNNESEELNHYRIEQFGLREIFPTFFTSCWLGVRKPTRRIYERVLGMTQADPRRTLFVDDRLQNLAPADSLGLRTLQFTTAARLREDLKGMGLI